The Prunus persica cultivar Lovell chromosome G7, Prunus_persica_NCBIv2, whole genome shotgun sequence genome has a segment encoding these proteins:
- the LOC18769452 gene encoding HSP-interacting protein has protein sequence MMRKQGGKKKKSAGEKSGDAPNQSKTGDNSPKAYDKDTAVFIAMSQELKDEGNKLFQKRDHEGAMLKYEKALKLLPRNHIDVSYLRSNMAACYMQMGLSEYPKAINECNLALEVTPKYSKALLKRAKCYEALNRLDLALRDVGTVLSMEPNNIMATEVAERVKSVLEKKGLRVNDTVIELPPDYVEPTHALLPGKVMKLKNRKKKGNKDEEKKADDNIEEKTEDKIEEKKALDIAEEVKAVQIAEEKKAVEIAEEKKAEVKVVVEEKISSPKEEVPKRSVKLVFGEDIRWAQLPVNCTLLQLREVVRDRFPSSRAVLIKYRDQEGDLVTITSNEELRWAEGSAESEGSVRLYVVEVNPEQDPFFEKLEIEAHKLDVQQNKVAENGSVVKQKDMKGSPCVEDWIIHFAQLFKNYAGIESDAYLDLHELGVKLYSEAMEETVTSEEAQDLFDIAGEKFQEMGALALFNWGNVHMARARKKVYFTEDSSKESIISNIQSAHDWAQKEYIEAGRRYEEALQIKPDFYEGYLALGQQQFEQAKLSWYYAISSNADLETWPSTEVLRLYNYAEDNMEKGMQLWEELEEQRLSELSSPSSVKSQLQKMGLDGIFRDISEHEAADQATSMRCQINLLWGTMLYERSIVEFKLGLPVWHECLEVAVEKFGLAGASPTDIAVMVKNHSSNDNALEGMGFKIDEIVQAWNEMHEAKKWQSGIPSFRLEPLLRRRASRIYYALDHA, from the exons ATGATGCGGAAGCAAggtggaaaaaagaagaagagtgcAGGAGAAAAATCAGGTGATGCTCCAAATCAAAGCAAAACTGGGGATAATAGCCCAAAAGCCTATGATAAGGACACAGCAGTTTTCATTGCAATGTCTCAAGAACTGAAGGACGAGGGGAACAAGTTGTTTCAGAAGAGGGACCATGAAGGAGCTATGTTGAAATATGAGAAAGCCCTCAAGTTGCTTCCACGAAATCATATCGATGTATCCTATCTTAGGAGTAACATGGCCGCCTGCTATATGCAGATGGGCCTGAGTGAGTACCCCAAGGCTATCAATGAGTGTAATTTGGCTCTTGAAGTCACACCTAAGTACAGTAAGGCGCTGTTGAAGCGGGCCAAGTGTTATGAGGCTTTGAATAGGTTGGATTTGGCTCTGAGAGATGTTGGTACTGTTTTGAGCATGGAGCCAAACAATATCATGGCAACAGAGGTTGCAGAAAGAGTGAAGAGTGTACTTGAGAAGAAGGGATTGAGGGTGAATGACACAGTAATTGAGCTGCCTCCAGATTATGTTGAACCAACTCATGCTTTACTACCAGGGAAagtaatgaaattgaagaatcGGAAAAAGAAGGGCAACAaggatgaagagaagaaggcTGACGACAATATTGAGGAGAAGACCGAGGACAAGATTGAGGAAAAGAAGGCTCTGGACATAGCTGAGGAAGTGAAGGCTGTGCAAATAGCTGAAGAAAAGAAGGCTGTGGAAATAGCTGAGGAAAAGAAGGCAGAGGTCAAGGTAGTTGTGGAGGAGAAAATCAGTAGTCCAAAGGAAGAAGTGCCTAAAAGAAGTGTGAAATTGGTATTTGGAGAGGATATAAGATGGGCTCAGTTGCCAGTTAATTGCACCCTCCTGCAACTGAGAGAGGTAGTCCGTGATCGGTTTCCTAGCTCAAGAGCAGTTCTCATCAAATATAGAGACCAAGAAGGTGATTTGGTTACAATCACTAGTAATGAAGAGCTGAGGTGGGCTGAAGGATCAGCAGAATCAGAAGGCTCTGTCAGGCTTTACGTAGTGGAAGTTAACCCTGAGCAGGATCCATTCTTTGAGAAACTGGAAATTGAAGCACACAAGCTTGATGTACAGCAAAATAAGGTAGCCGAGAATGGTAGCGTGGTAAAACAGAAGGATATGAAGGGGTCCCCTTGCGTTGAGGATTGGATAATCCATTTTGCTCAGCTGTTCAAGAACTATGCTGGGATTGAATCTGATGCATACTTGGATCTTCATGAACTTGGAGTGAAGCTTTATTCTGAGGCTATGGAGGAGACAGTTACAAGTGAAGAAGCCCAAGACCTTTTTGACATAGCAGGAGAGAAGTTTCAAGAAATGGGAGCTTTAGCATTGTTCAACTGGGGAAATGTTCACATGGCCAGGGCAAGGAAGAAGGTGTATTTCACAGAAGATTCTTCAAAGGAATCAATCATTTCAAATATCCAAAGTGCACATGATTGGGCACAAAAAGAATACATTGAAGCAGGAAGGAGATATGAAGAAGCGCTGCAGATAAAACCAGACTTCTATGAAGGCTATCTGGCCCTTGGGCAGCAGCAGTTTGAACAGGCAAAACTTTCTTGGTATTATGCAATTAGCAGCAATGCTGATTTGGAGACGTGGCCTTCGACAGAGGTTCTACGACTTTATAACTATGCTGAAGACAATATGGAAAAAGGCATGCAGCTGTGGGAGGAATTGGAAGAGCAGCGTCTTAGCGAACTCTCCAGTCCAAGTAGTGTTAAATCCCAGTTGCAGAAAATGGGTTTGGATGGAATTTTCAGAGACATATCAGAACATGAAGCTGCAGACCAGGCTACAAGCATGAGGTGTCAGATAAATCTCCTATGGGGCACCATGCTCTATGAGCGATCTATTGTGGAATTCAAATTAGGGCTACCTGTATGGCACGAATGTTTGGAAGTTGCAGTTGAAAAATTTGGACTTGCTGGGGCTTCTCCCACTGATATAGCTGTGATGGTTAAAAACCACTCTTCAAATGATAATGCATTGGAAG GTATGGGATTCAAAATTGATGAGATAGTACAAGCATGGAATGAGATGCATGAAGCGAAAAAGTGGCAGAGTGGAATTCCATCATTCCGGTTGGAGCCATTACTTCGAAGACGAGCTTCCCGAATTTATTATGCCTTGGATCATGCTTGA
- the LOC18769151 gene encoding NEDD8 ultimate buster 1, whose protein sequence is MAKLKIAGTWAGVLEVELEDWTVPMLREEVAKRSNCESNSINLICAGRVLKDGDGNEKLAQLGIKNNAKILASRVCAEEGKSLKEELLAEDERSRRLARVKAAATALAKRHADGSLPIEDFNIVLEDQSGKKVQLGSETDQRAIMMGLMLHTNGKQLIKRQNYKDALEVLAMGEEAFSLSDPKVIELVDNPPILQIDMVWCYFMLRDISWLSVAGVRLEKAREGIERAHGKDSSRVRLLQAGRFPELALYLRLELLEGVVAYHSGQFEKSRKVLASAQGKFTQLQVPDEALSLVMSMGFRERDAKRALRISNQDVSTAVDFLVEQKAKRAQKREEDIRQRDEIMEQKKYGTTPLKKAVDLQKLNQLVSIGFEKELAAEALRRNENDAEKALDDLTNPETNSSIQVYIESRKRKRQSQAVNTSVEALVGMGFERSRVVEAFQAAGGTMEQVLHQLLSENAGNPTNAASNNIPTDAANDIANSLVSMLNNNVDQNGEVGGPSTAGEVGDRDAEMEDELAGELAQGDALSDYDLEVTKEGEAINEYLALLDSAGK, encoded by the exons ATGGCGAAGCTAAAGATTGCAGGGACATGGGCGGGTGTGCTGGAGGTTGAATTGGAGGATTGGACCGTACCCATGTTGAGAGAAGAGGTTGCAAAGCGATCAAACTGTGAGAGCAACTCAATCAATTTGATATGCGCAGGAAGAGTCTTGAAAGACGGCGATGGAAACGAGAAGTTGGCCCAATTGGGTATCAAGAACAACGCCAAGATTCTTGCTAGTCGGGTATGTGCTGAAGAGGGCAAGTCTTTGAAGGAGGAGTTGCTGGCTGAAGACGAACGCTCTCGCAGACTGGCTCGAGTCAA GGCAGCTGCCACTGCATTGGCCAAGAGACATGCAGATGGTTCATTGCCGATTGAAGACTTCAATATAGTACTTGAAGATCAAAGCGGAAAGAAAGTACAGTTGGGATCTGAGACTGATCAGCG GGCAATCATGATGGGCCTGATGCTTCATACAAATGGAAAACAACTaattaaaagacaaaattaTAAAGATGCATTAGAAGTGCTTGCCATGGGAGAG GAggctttctctctttctgacCCGAAGGTTATAGAG CTTGTTGACAATCCTCCAATACTGCAAATCGATATGGTTTGGTGCTATTTCATGCTCCGAGACATCAGCTGGCTCTCAGTGGCAGGAGTTCGCCTTGAGAAAGCCAGAGAAGGAATTGAACGAGCTCATGGAAAGGACTCTTCTCGTGTCAGACTCCTTCAGGCAGGCCGCTTCCCAGAGCTTGCACT ATATTTGAGACTGGAGCTGCTGGAAGGGGTGGTGGCGTATCACAGTGGTCAGTTTGAGAAATCAAGGAAGGTGCTAGCTTCTGCACAAGGAAAATTCACCCAG CTACAGGTGCCAGATGAAGCCCTATCACTTGTTATGAGCATGGGGTTTAGAGAACGAGATGCAAAAAGGGCATTGCGGATTAGCAATCAAGATGTTTCTACTGCTGTTGATTTTCTTGTTGAGCAGAAGGCTAAGAGAGCCCAAAAACGGGAAGAAGATATTCGCCAGCGAGATGAAATTAT GGAGCAAAAGAAGTATGGGACAACGCCTTTGAAGAAAGCTGTGGATCTCCAGAAATTGAATCAATTGGTCTCCATTGG TTTTGAGAAGGAGCTTGCTGCTGAAGCGCTtagaagaaatgagaatgACGCTGAGAAGGCATTGGATGATTTGACCAATCCAGAAACTAATTCCTCCATACAG GTATATATTGAGTCAAGGAAAAGGAAACGACAGAGCCAAGCAGTTAATACTTCAGTTGAAGCGCTTGTAGGCATGGGCTTCGAAAGATCAAGAG TGGTTGAAGCTTTCCAGGCTGCTGGGGGAACGATGGAGCAAGTATTGCATCAGTTGCTCTCAGAAAATGCAGGAAACCCCACAAATGCTGCTAGCAACAATATCCCGACTGACGCTGCTAATGACATTGCAAATTCTCTTGTTTCAATGCTGAATAATAACGTTGATCAAAATGGTGAAGTTGGAGGTCCATCAACTGCTGGTGAAGTAGGAGACCGTGATGCTGAGATGGAAGATGAACTTGCTGGAGAACTAGCGCAAGGAGATGCTTTATCGGACTATGACCTTGAAGTTACCAAAGAAGGTGAAGCCATAAACGAGTATTTGGCTCTGCTGGACTCGGCAGGCAAATAG
- the LOC18769019 gene encoding protein OS-9 homolog isoform X1 translates to MKLVVFITQLYVLCHLVLADQIFPAHLGSGSPEFFSGTFSRSSREPKYKIEFHPEDSPFHPEDGQESVVMPNDNGQNFICYLPKVEEAKSGKQVLQHNISSVIVETEKRVKMKTPDELLEVLREECFIRQEGWWSYEFCYQKRLRQIHLEDEKVVQEFILGIYDAEATAAVNQNLSDISRLKDPRSKDAYQRYHAHQYTNGTTCDLTDQQRATEVRFVCSEGIAMINSITEIATCKYAVTIQCPTLCKHPAFLAERPVWQAINCNVLPKDYKETKAEEESNIKQIVLGADTDSESPSNDVSDD, encoded by the exons aTGAAGTTGGTAGTGTTTATTACTCAACTGTACGTTCTGTGCCACCTTGTCTTGGCCGATCAGATCTTCCCAGCTCACCTAG GGAGCGGAAGCCCAGAATTTTTCA GTGGCACATTTAGTCGCAGCTCTCGTGAACCAAAATACAAGATTGAATTCCATCCTGAAGACTCACCTTTTCATCCT GAGGATGGTCAAGAGTCTGTGGTTATGCCAAATGACAATGGACAaaattttatatgttatttgcCTAAGGTGGAGGAAGCCAAGAGTGGGAAGCAAGTCCTTCAGCATAATATAAGCAGCGTGATTGTGGAAACTGAGAAACGAGTTAAGATGAAGACACCAGATGAGCTGCTTGAAGTACTCAGGGAAGAATGCTTTATCAGA CAAGAGGGTTGGTGGTCATATGAGTTTTGCTATCAGAAGAGATTACGGCAAATTCATTTGGAAGATGAGAAG GTGGTTCAGGAATTTATTCTGGGTATATATGATGCAGAGGCCACTGCTGCTGTCAACCAGAATCTTTCTGACATATCTAGACTTAAAGATCCACGCTCAAAAGATGCATACCAAAG GTATCATGCTCACCAATATACAAATGGGACTACATGTGATCTTACAGACCAACAACGGGCGACTGAG GTGAGATTTGTGTGCTCAGAGGGCATAGCTATGATTAATTCAATTACAGAGATAGCCACTTGCAAGTATGCAGTTACAATTCAGTGCCCCACACTTTGCAAGCACCC AGCATTCCTGGCAGAGAGACCAGTATGGCAGGCCATTAACTGTAATGTGCTTCCCAAGGATTACAAGGAAACCAAAGCAGAGGAAGAATCTAATATCAAGCAGATAGTTTTGGGCGCAGACACAGACAGTGAATCTCCATCTAATGATGTTTCAGATGATTAA
- the LOC18771277 gene encoding tubulin-folding cofactor B isoform X1, whose protein sequence is MASRLQKIEGDESVLLRVTHSNLKTFSADIRFSLQSSVEYVKDKLWRKCGTSVDSMSIHLYDDANTQVSVLNDNSKPLGFYSPHDGYRLHVIDLDPSSVTSGGWLEDTSLVEKYTISQEAYEKRDGTFRKFKDKLASQNPSAFENKFCSQIPENNMEDLCVNIKVGDRCEVQPGDKRGVVKFVGRAESLAPGFWIGVQYDEPLGKHDGMVKGTRYFNCLPLHGGIVRPDKVKVGDYPERDPFEEDEI, encoded by the exons ATGGCGTCTCGGTTGCAGAAGATCGAAGGAGACGAGTCCGTACTGTTGCGCGTAACTCATTCGAACCTCAAGACCTTCTCTGCCGACATCCGCTTCTCCCTACAGAGCTCCGTGGAGTACGTCAAGGACAAGCTATGGCGTAAATGCGGCACTTCTGTAGATTCCATGTCGATCCACCTGTATGACGACGCCAACACCCAAGTCTCCGTTTTGAACGACAACTCCAAGCCCCTCGGCTTCTATTCACCGCACGACGG ctACCGGCTACATGTTATAGATCTTGACCCTTCATCGGTGACCTCCGGTGGGTGGCTTGAGGACACATCGTTGGTGGAGAAGTACACTATTTCCCAAGAAGCTTATGAGAAACGAGATG GGActtttagaaaatttaaagacaaattggCATCTCAGAACCCGTCAGCTTTTGAGAATAAA TTTTGTTCGCAGATACCAGAGAACAATATGGAAGATCTCTGTGTAAATATCAAG GTTGGAGATAGATGTGAGGTTCAACCAGGGGATAAAAGAGGTGTTGTTAAATTTGTTGGTCGGGCAGAATCTCTGGCTCCTGGTTTCTGGATTGGAGTTCAATATGATGAACCATTGGGAAAGCATGATGGCAT GGTGAAAGGAACAAGATATTTCAATTGCCTCCCACTTCATGGTGGAATTGTTCGGCCAGACAAAGTAAAG GTTGGTGACTACCCTGAACGAGATCCATTCGAGGAGGATGAAATCTAA
- the LOC18769019 gene encoding protein OS-9 homolog isoform X2 — MKLVVFITQLYVLCHLVLADQIFPAHLGGTFSRSSREPKYKIEFHPEDSPFHPEDGQESVVMPNDNGQNFICYLPKVEEAKSGKQVLQHNISSVIVETEKRVKMKTPDELLEVLREECFIRQEGWWSYEFCYQKRLRQIHLEDEKVVQEFILGIYDAEATAAVNQNLSDISRLKDPRSKDAYQRYHAHQYTNGTTCDLTDQQRATEVRFVCSEGIAMINSITEIATCKYAVTIQCPTLCKHPAFLAERPVWQAINCNVLPKDYKETKAEEESNIKQIVLGADTDSESPSNDVSDD; from the exons aTGAAGTTGGTAGTGTTTATTACTCAACTGTACGTTCTGTGCCACCTTGTCTTGGCCGATCAGATCTTCCCAGCTCACCTAG GTGGCACATTTAGTCGCAGCTCTCGTGAACCAAAATACAAGATTGAATTCCATCCTGAAGACTCACCTTTTCATCCT GAGGATGGTCAAGAGTCTGTGGTTATGCCAAATGACAATGGACAaaattttatatgttatttgcCTAAGGTGGAGGAAGCCAAGAGTGGGAAGCAAGTCCTTCAGCATAATATAAGCAGCGTGATTGTGGAAACTGAGAAACGAGTTAAGATGAAGACACCAGATGAGCTGCTTGAAGTACTCAGGGAAGAATGCTTTATCAGA CAAGAGGGTTGGTGGTCATATGAGTTTTGCTATCAGAAGAGATTACGGCAAATTCATTTGGAAGATGAGAAG GTGGTTCAGGAATTTATTCTGGGTATATATGATGCAGAGGCCACTGCTGCTGTCAACCAGAATCTTTCTGACATATCTAGACTTAAAGATCCACGCTCAAAAGATGCATACCAAAG GTATCATGCTCACCAATATACAAATGGGACTACATGTGATCTTACAGACCAACAACGGGCGACTGAG GTGAGATTTGTGTGCTCAGAGGGCATAGCTATGATTAATTCAATTACAGAGATAGCCACTTGCAAGTATGCAGTTACAATTCAGTGCCCCACACTTTGCAAGCACCC AGCATTCCTGGCAGAGAGACCAGTATGGCAGGCCATTAACTGTAATGTGCTTCCCAAGGATTACAAGGAAACCAAAGCAGAGGAAGAATCTAATATCAAGCAGATAGTTTTGGGCGCAGACACAGACAGTGAATCTCCATCTAATGATGTTTCAGATGATTAA
- the LOC18771277 gene encoding tubulin-folding cofactor B isoform X2, producing the protein MASRLQKIEGDESVLLRVTHSNLKTFSADIRFSLQSSVEYVKDKLWRKCGTSVDSMSIHLYDDANTQVSVLNDNSKPLGFYSPHDGYRLHVIDLDPSSVTSGGWLEDTSLVEKYTISQEAYEKRDGTFRKFKDKLASQNPSAFENKIPENNMEDLCVNIKVGDRCEVQPGDKRGVVKFVGRAESLAPGFWIGVQYDEPLGKHDGMVKGTRYFNCLPLHGGIVRPDKVKVGDYPERDPFEEDEI; encoded by the exons ATGGCGTCTCGGTTGCAGAAGATCGAAGGAGACGAGTCCGTACTGTTGCGCGTAACTCATTCGAACCTCAAGACCTTCTCTGCCGACATCCGCTTCTCCCTACAGAGCTCCGTGGAGTACGTCAAGGACAAGCTATGGCGTAAATGCGGCACTTCTGTAGATTCCATGTCGATCCACCTGTATGACGACGCCAACACCCAAGTCTCCGTTTTGAACGACAACTCCAAGCCCCTCGGCTTCTATTCACCGCACGACGG ctACCGGCTACATGTTATAGATCTTGACCCTTCATCGGTGACCTCCGGTGGGTGGCTTGAGGACACATCGTTGGTGGAGAAGTACACTATTTCCCAAGAAGCTTATGAGAAACGAGATG GGActtttagaaaatttaaagacaaattggCATCTCAGAACCCGTCAGCTTTTGAGAATAAA ATACCAGAGAACAATATGGAAGATCTCTGTGTAAATATCAAG GTTGGAGATAGATGTGAGGTTCAACCAGGGGATAAAAGAGGTGTTGTTAAATTTGTTGGTCGGGCAGAATCTCTGGCTCCTGGTTTCTGGATTGGAGTTCAATATGATGAACCATTGGGAAAGCATGATGGCAT GGTGAAAGGAACAAGATATTTCAATTGCCTCCCACTTCATGGTGGAATTGTTCGGCCAGACAAAGTAAAG GTTGGTGACTACCCTGAACGAGATCCATTCGAGGAGGATGAAATCTAA
- the LOC18769557 gene encoding WD repeat-containing protein 76, translating to MASPELTDYERKRLENIRRNDQMMASLKLHSIAAQVSASTKRPRAETKSYKVCPKKQPKTQTPIVIRRSLRTRGLPPDAKGLSDDAIESMVRNSKSPSPSKASPRDLGPLSMRDAYSGASDRALIEALLGIANNPQLSASVKGEIGRFEVSKVENSSGACEGIGGLTSGLIKKEENEIENGLKLEPLTEGIDGITCGLIKKEESEVDSGLKLESLTLNSENIARVVPGRITNVSFFPCTSSSMVVVGNKFGNVGFWHIDSKEEEESGVYLYRPHTGPISGILIQQHCMSKIFTSCYDGFIRLMDAEKEVFDLVYSSEETIYSICQQSKDPKCLYFAEGHGGLSVWDERTGNFSNQWPLHEDRINSINFNSENSNVMTTSSTDGTACIWDLRSINANKLKTLRTVGHKRAVHSAFFSPSGRSLVTTSIDNTVGISSGVNFEDISMIYHDNRTGRWISSFRAIWGWDDEYVFIGNMKRGVDVISPVERRTVFTLQSPHMSAIPCRFDVHPFKVGMLAGATSGGQVYIWTLGC from the exons ATGGCGTCTCCGGAACTCACAGACTATGAGCGGAAGAGGCTCGAGAACATTCGCCGAAATGACCAAATGATGGCTTCCCTCAAGCTCCATTCCATCGCTGCCCAAGTCTCTGCTTCAACCAAACGCCCAAG AGCTGAGACCAAATCGTACAAAGTATGTCCGAAGAAGCAACCCAAAACCCAGACCCCAATTGTTATAAGGCGTTCTTTACGTACAAGAGGTTTACCTCCCGATGCCAAGGGCCTTAGCGATGATGCTATCGAATCCATGGTCAGGAACTCAAAATCTCCGAGCCCATCGAAAGCATCGCCTCGCGACTTGGGTCCTCTTAGTATGAGAGATGCGTATAGTGGAGCGTCGGATCGAGCTCTAATTGAAGCCCTTTTGGGCATTGCGAACAATCCCCAACTGAGTGCTTCAGTAAAAGGTGAAATTGGGAGATTTGAGGTTTCCAAAGTTGAGAATTCGAGCGGTGCCTGTGAGGGAATAGGCGGGCTTACTTCTGGTTTGATTAAGAAGGAAgagaatgaaattgaaaatggtTTGAAGTTGGAGCCTTTGACTGAGGGCATAGATGGGATAACTTGCGGTTTGATTAAGAAGGAAGAGAGTGAAGTTGATAGTGGTTTAAAGTTGGAGTCTTTGACTCTGAATTCGGAGAATATAGCGCGGGTTGTGCCAGGGAGAATTACGAACGTGAGTTTTTTTCCTTGTACTAGTTCAAGTATGGTTGTGGTTGGGAATAAGTTTGGGAATGTTGGATTTTGGCATATTGATTctaaggaagaggaagaaagtgGGGTCTACTTGTATCGTCCACATACAGGTCCCATTTCAGGGATTTTGATTCAACAACATTGCATGTCAAAG ATCTTTACCAGTTGTTATGATGGATTTATCCGGTTGATGGATGCTGAGAAAGAGGTGTTTGATCTAGTATATTCCAGTGAAGAGACTATATACTCCATCTGCCAACAATCAAAGGATCCAAAATGCTTATATTTTGCTGAGGGTCATGGAGGTTTAAGTGTCTGGGATGAGAGAACAGGAAACTTCTCAAACCAGTGGCCTTTGCATGAAGACAGAATTAATTCCATAAACTTTAACTCAGAAAACTCTAACGTCATGACTACTAGTTCCACAGATGGAACAGCCTGCATCTGGGATTTGAGAAGTATTAATGCAAATAAACTCAAAACTTTAAGAACAGTTGGCCACAAAAGGGCTGTGCATTCTGCTTTCTTCTCGCCGTCTGGAAGGTCTCTAGTGACGACAAG TATTGACAACACAGTTGGTATATCAAGTGGAGTTAATTTTGAGGACATATCAATGATATACCATGATAATCGTACTGGTAGATGGATTTCTTCGTTCAG GGCAATATGGGGCTGGGACGATGAATATGTCTTCATTGGCAATATGAAAAGAGGTGTAGATGTTATCTCCCCAGTTGAAAGAAGAACAGTTTTCACTTTACAGAGCCCACACATGTCTGCAATTCCATGTAGATTTGATGTTCACCCTTTCAAAGTTGGGATGCTAGCAGGAGCCACAAGTGGAGGCCAAGTTTACATATGGACATTGGGCTGCTAG